From one Aquicella siphonis genomic stretch:
- the rpsQ gene encoding 30S ribosomal protein S17 produces the protein MVEKEKSSRTITGTVISDKMNKTIVVQVERKVKHPLYGKYIRRFSKMYAHDEDNACHIGDLVVIQQTRPLSKTKRWKLVEILKREEQQ, from the coding sequence ATGGTTGAAAAAGAGAAGTCATCAAGAACAATTACTGGCACAGTCATTAGCGATAAAATGAACAAAACAATCGTTGTTCAGGTTGAGCGCAAGGTTAAACATCCGTTATATGGAAAATACATACGCCGTTTTTCCAAGATGTACGCGCATGATGAGGATAATGCTTGCCATATAGGGGATCTCGTTGTGATACAGCAGACCCGTCCTTTGTCCAAGACAAAGCGCTGGAAGTTGGTAGAGATTCTAAAACGAGAAGAACAACAATAA
- the rplN gene encoding 50S ribosomal protein L14, protein MIQMRTMLDVADNSGARRVMCIKVLGGTRRRYASIGDVIKVSVKEAIPRGKVKKGEVLNAVIVRTKKGVRRSDGSSIRFDENAVVLLNTQLQPIGTRVFGPITRELRGENFMKIISLAPEVL, encoded by the coding sequence ATGATTCAGATGCGAACAATGCTCGATGTGGCTGATAACAGCGGCGCACGTCGTGTCATGTGTATAAAGGTTTTAGGTGGCACTCGACGCCGATATGCCAGCATCGGGGATGTAATCAAGGTTTCTGTGAAAGAAGCCATCCCCCGCGGCAAGGTCAAGAAAGGCGAAGTCTTAAACGCTGTTATAGTCAGGACTAAAAAGGGTGTCAGAAGGTCAGACGGATCATCCATTCGATTTGATGAAAATGCAGTTGTGTTATTAAACACGCAATTGCAGCCGATCGGAACCCGTGTTTTCGGTCCTATTACGAGAGAGCTGCGCGGTGAAAACTTTATGAAGATCATATCGTTAGCTCCTGAAGTTCTCTAG
- the rplC gene encoding 50S ribosomal protein L3: protein MTIGLVGKKCGMTRVFTEDGVSIPVTVIEVLPNRITQVKTLDNDGYHAIQVTTGTCKRTSLTKPEAGHFAKAGVEPGCELREFYVEDAKDLDGLTVGSEIKVDRFTVGQYVDVTGISKGKGFAGVIKRHHFNSQDASHGNSLSHRAPGSIGQRQSPGKVFKGKRMAGHMGDVVRTILSQQIVRIDAERNLVLVRGAVPGATNAYVVIRPAVKKSA from the coding sequence ATGACAATAGGTTTAGTTGGCAAAAAATGCGGAATGACGCGGGTGTTTACTGAGGATGGGGTGTCTATACCTGTTACAGTAATCGAAGTGCTTCCTAATCGTATTACCCAGGTCAAGACACTGGATAACGATGGGTATCATGCTATTCAGGTTACAACAGGCACTTGCAAGCGCACGAGCTTGACAAAGCCTGAGGCTGGCCACTTCGCTAAAGCGGGTGTGGAGCCAGGCTGCGAACTGCGTGAATTTTATGTTGAAGATGCAAAAGATCTCGATGGCTTGACAGTGGGTTCCGAAATCAAGGTGGATCGCTTTACCGTGGGTCAGTATGTCGATGTGACTGGAATATCAAAGGGTAAAGGTTTCGCCGGCGTTATCAAGCGGCATCATTTTAACTCACAAGATGCTTCACATGGTAACTCGCTTTCGCATCGCGCCCCTGGATCTATTGGTCAAAGACAGTCACCAGGCAAGGTTTTCAAAGGCAAAAGAATGGCCGGGCATATGGGTGACGTGGTGCGCACCATATTGTCACAACAAATCGTTCGTATCGATGCTGAACGCAATCTGGTTTTGGTCAGAGGCGCCGTTCCTGGCGCAACCAATGCGTATGTTGTGATACGCCCTGCAGTCAAGAAGAGCGCGTAA
- the rpsJ gene encoding 30S ribosomal protein S10 has product MAIGRKSQRIRIRLKSFDHRLIDKSTREIVETAKRTGAQVRGPIPLPTRIERYTICISPNADKDARDQYELRTHKRVVDINRPTDKTIDALMKLDLAAGVDVQISVDAED; this is encoded by the coding sequence ATGGCAATAGGAAGAAAAAGTCAGAGAATACGTATTCGGTTGAAATCGTTTGATCACCGATTAATTGATAAATCAACCAGAGAAATTGTTGAAACGGCAAAACGGACAGGGGCACAGGTTAGAGGCCCTATTCCGCTGCCTACGCGCATCGAGCGCTATACAATTTGTATTTCACCCAATGCTGATAAAGATGCAAGAGATCAGTATGAACTGCGTACGCACAAGCGCGTGGTAGACATTAATCGTCCTACAGACAAGACGATTGACGCTCTCATGAAGCTTGACCTCGCAGCAGGGGTTGATGTGCAAATCAGCGTGGATGCGGAAGATTAA
- the rplX gene encoding 50S ribosomal protein L24, with the protein MKKIKKGDEVVIIAGKDKGKRGTVLSVVDGGEKLLVEGINTAKKHVKANPNAGERGGIVDKNMPIHRSNVMIYDHTAKKGSRVGIRILKDGQRARFLKASDQLVEVKG; encoded by the coding sequence ATGAAAAAGATCAAAAAAGGCGATGAAGTGGTAATCATCGCAGGTAAAGACAAGGGAAAGAGAGGAACAGTCCTTTCTGTGGTTGACGGCGGCGAGAAACTGCTGGTTGAAGGTATCAATACAGCCAAAAAACATGTTAAGGCCAATCCTAACGCAGGTGAGCGCGGCGGAATAGTCGACAAAAACATGCCGATTCACCGCTCTAATGTCATGATTTATGACCATACTGCCAAGAAGGGCAGCCGGGTTGGTATTCGCATATTAAAAGACGGTCAGCGTGCGCGTTTCTTGAAAGCCAGCGATCAACTTGTTGAAGTTAAAGGGTAA
- the rpmC gene encoding 50S ribosomal protein L29 has translation MKAIELRNKSVDELKTELLALLKEQFNLRIQKGAGQSPKSNLFKKVRLDIARIKTILKEKGSIV, from the coding sequence ATGAAAGCGATTGAATTAAGAAATAAGAGTGTGGATGAGCTGAAGACGGAACTGCTCGCCTTGTTGAAAGAGCAGTTTAACCTGCGGATTCAAAAAGGCGCCGGGCAGTCACCAAAATCCAATCTGTTCAAGAAGGTCAGGCTGGATATAGCACGAATCAAAACGATACTGAAAGAAAAGGGTTCAATAGTATGA
- the rpsN gene encoding 30S ribosomal protein S14, whose amino-acid sequence MAKKSVRNRNAKRIKLVSRLRAKRDQLREDVSNIHLSDKDRWEAMQKLQDLPRDSSPTRRRNRCKLCGRPRAYNRLTGLCRLHMRIATINGMVPGMHKASW is encoded by the coding sequence ATGGCAAAAAAATCAGTAAGAAATCGTAATGCAAAACGCATCAAACTTGTGAGCCGCTTAAGAGCCAAGCGCGATCAATTAAGAGAAGATGTTAGTAATATACACTTGAGTGACAAGGACCGCTGGGAAGCTATGCAGAAATTGCAAGATCTTCCTCGTGATTCGAGTCCAACGCGTAGACGCAATCGCTGCAAACTCTGCGGCAGACCGCGCGCCTACAACCGATTAACAGGCTTGTGCAGATTGCATATGCGGATTGCCACCATTAATGGTATGGTCCCTGGAATGCATAAAGCCAGTTGGTAA
- the rplP gene encoding 50S ribosomal protein L16, whose product MLQPKRTKYRKQFKGRNRGIATRGTKVSYGEFGLKTVEHGRITARQIEAARRAMSRHIKRGGKVWIRVFPDKPITKKPLEVRQGSGKGNVEYWVALVQPGRVMFEIEGVTEDLAREALGLAAAKLPVKTEFVARTIM is encoded by the coding sequence ATGTTGCAACCAAAGCGTACTAAATATCGCAAACAATTTAAGGGTCGCAACCGCGGTATTGCCACTCGCGGTACAAAGGTAAGTTATGGCGAGTTCGGTCTGAAAACGGTTGAACATGGTCGTATCACGGCGCGGCAGATCGAAGCTGCAAGACGCGCGATGTCCAGACACATCAAGCGTGGCGGCAAAGTCTGGATCAGAGTATTTCCTGATAAGCCAATTACCAAGAAGCCATTGGAAGTGAGACAGGGTTCCGGTAAAGGCAATGTGGAATACTGGGTAGCACTGGTACAGCCAGGGCGCGTCATGTTCGAGATTGAAGGAGTCACTGAAGATTTGGCACGTGAAGCTTTAGGTTTGGCTGCTGCCAAGTTACCGGTTAAAACAGAATTTGTAGCGCGGACGATAATGTAA
- the rplB gene encoding 50S ribosomal protein L2 yields the protein MAIVKHSPTSPGKRFAIKVVNKDLHKGEPHAALVVKKSKTGGRNNQGRITCRHIGGGHRQKYRLVDFKRDKDGIPAKVERLEYDPNRSAFIALLLYADGERRYMIAPQGLKAGDEVASGKDVAIKAGNCLPLINIPVGSTVHCIEMQPGGGAKLARSAGASVQLIAREGIYATLRLRSGEMRKVLSECRAVVGEVSNSEHNLRSLGKAGATRHRGIRPTVRGTAMNPIDHPHGGGEGRTKGGRHPVTPWGVPTKGYKTRRNKRTAKFIVRDANKK from the coding sequence ATGGCAATTGTTAAGCATTCACCAACATCGCCAGGTAAGCGTTTTGCGATAAAGGTCGTGAATAAAGACCTTCATAAGGGCGAGCCGCATGCTGCGCTGGTTGTGAAAAAATCCAAAACGGGCGGCAGAAACAATCAAGGCAGAATTACCTGCCGGCATATTGGCGGCGGACATAGGCAAAAATACCGCCTGGTTGATTTCAAGCGTGATAAGGATGGTATACCGGCCAAGGTTGAAAGGCTGGAATACGATCCTAACCGAAGCGCGTTTATTGCCTTGTTATTATATGCCGACGGCGAACGACGTTATATGATAGCGCCTCAAGGTTTGAAAGCCGGTGATGAAGTGGCTTCCGGGAAAGACGTTGCCATTAAGGCAGGTAACTGCTTGCCTCTGATCAATATTCCGGTTGGTTCCACGGTTCACTGTATTGAAATGCAGCCGGGCGGCGGTGCGAAACTCGCGCGCAGCGCAGGTGCTTCTGTACAGTTAATTGCGCGTGAGGGCATATACGCAACATTGAGACTACGCTCGGGCGAAATGCGCAAGGTTTTGTCTGAATGCCGGGCTGTGGTTGGCGAAGTCAGCAATTCAGAACATAATCTGCGCTCTCTGGGTAAGGCTGGTGCAACGCGTCATCGAGGTATCCGTCCGACGGTGAGAGGGACGGCAATGAATCCTATCGATCACCCGCATGGTGGTGGTGAAGGAAGAACAAAGGGCGGACGTCATCCTGTTACTCCATGGGGTGTGCCAACTAAGGGCTATAAAACACGCCGTAACAAGCGTACAGCCAAATTTATCGTCCGTGATGCTAACAAGAAATAG
- the rplV gene encoding 50S ribosomal protein L22, with amino-acid sequence MEVAAKLKFARLSPQKCRLVCDQIRGLPIDRALDILKFSRKRSAAVLKKVLDSAIANAEHNHGADIDELKVTKVFADQGPTYKRMQAKAKGRGSRILKPTCHITIVLSDEE; translated from the coding sequence ATGGAAGTTGCAGCGAAATTAAAATTTGCAAGATTGTCACCGCAAAAGTGCCGTCTTGTTTGCGACCAGATCCGTGGACTGCCCATTGATCGCGCGTTAGATATTTTGAAATTCAGCCGTAAAAGATCCGCGGCTGTGCTCAAGAAGGTATTGGATTCGGCAATTGCAAATGCTGAACATAATCACGGTGCAGATATTGATGAATTGAAAGTCACCAAAGTGTTCGCAGATCAAGGTCCGACGTATAAACGTATGCAGGCAAAGGCCAAGGGGCGTGGTTCCCGGATTTTGAAGCCTACCTGTCATATTACAATCGTTTTATCGGATGAGGAGTAA
- the rpsH gene encoding 30S ribosomal protein S8 has protein sequence MSMQDPVSDMLTCIRNAQAMGIKSIRMPHSSFKKEILQVLKDEGFINDFEVIESEKKKNLHVTLKYYQGRPVIERIDRVSRPSLRVYKGYDQIPLVRGGLGISIVSTPKGVMSDKTARAQQVGGEVLCTVE, from the coding sequence ATGTCAATGCAAGATCCAGTTTCTGATATGCTAACATGCATACGAAATGCTCAGGCTATGGGGATCAAGTCCATTCGCATGCCGCATTCCAGCTTTAAAAAAGAAATCTTACAAGTATTGAAAGATGAGGGCTTTATTAACGATTTCGAAGTGATAGAGTCCGAAAAAAAGAAGAACTTGCACGTAACGTTAAAATATTATCAGGGCAGACCTGTCATTGAACGAATCGATCGTGTCAGCCGCCCTTCGCTGCGTGTTTATAAAGGATATGACCAGATTCCACTGGTTCGTGGCGGTCTGGGAATATCGATTGTTTCCACTCCCAAGGGAGTGATGTCGGATAAAACTGCACGCGCGCAGCAAGTCGGCGGTGAAGTTTTATGCACGGTTGAGTAG
- the rplE gene encoding 50S ribosomal protein L5 codes for MPRLLDFYRKEVVSKLKEKFGYKSVMQVPRIEKITINMGVGEAAADKKILMNAIGDLEKITGQKVVPTLSRKSIAGFKIREGWPIGCKVTLRRDKMYEFLDRLITIALPRVRDFRGVSAKSFDGRGNYSLGIKEQIVFPEIEYDKIDALRGMDITITTSAATNKEAFALLQAFNFPFREKEVS; via the coding sequence ATGCCAAGGTTGCTCGATTTTTATCGTAAAGAAGTCGTTTCCAAGCTGAAAGAAAAGTTTGGGTACAAGTCTGTCATGCAGGTTCCGCGTATTGAAAAGATCACAATCAATATGGGCGTTGGAGAAGCCGCGGCTGACAAGAAGATTTTGATGAATGCAATTGGTGACCTGGAAAAGATCACAGGTCAGAAAGTTGTACCCACTCTGTCACGCAAGTCTATCGCTGGATTCAAGATTCGCGAAGGCTGGCCAATTGGCTGCAAGGTGACGCTGCGCCGGGACAAGATGTATGAATTTCTTGACAGGTTAATAACCATAGCCTTGCCGCGTGTGCGTGATTTTCGTGGCGTGAGTGCAAAGTCGTTTGACGGCCGCGGTAACTATAGCCTGGGTATAAAAGAGCAAATCGTATTTCCTGAAATCGAGTACGACAAGATTGATGCGCTTAGAGGAATGGATATTACTATTACTACCTCTGCTGCAACTAACAAAGAAGCGTTTGCTCTCTTGCAGGCATTTAATTTCCCTTTTAGAGAGAAAGAAGTGAGTTAA
- the rplW gene encoding 50S ribosomal protein L23, protein MNQERLLQVILTPHVSEKSTIAMEKRNEYVFEVADNATKPEVKDAIEHLFNAKVKTVRIVNVRPKKKMFRGFEGKRQGWKKAYVTLQADQKLDIIGAQ, encoded by the coding sequence ATGAACCAGGAACGTCTTTTACAAGTAATACTAACACCGCATGTTTCTGAAAAATCGACCATTGCCATGGAAAAGCGTAATGAGTATGTGTTTGAAGTGGCAGATAACGCAACCAAGCCTGAAGTGAAAGATGCTATCGAACATTTGTTTAATGCAAAGGTCAAGACAGTCAGGATTGTGAATGTCAGACCCAAGAAAAAGATGTTCCGCGGCTTTGAAGGCAAGCGCCAGGGGTGGAAAAAGGCATATGTTACGCTGCAGGCGGATCAGAAGCTGGATATCATCGGAGCGCAATAA
- the rpsS gene encoding 30S ribosomal protein S19, with translation MPRSIKKGPFVDNHLIKKVEKAVATSDKRPIKTWSRRSMIVPEMVGLTIAVHNGRLHVPVYVTENMVGYKLGEFAITRTFRGHSGDRKAKGAEEAAKASE, from the coding sequence GTGCCACGTTCAATTAAAAAAGGACCATTTGTAGATAACCACCTGATCAAAAAGGTTGAGAAGGCCGTTGCAACGAGTGACAAGAGACCAATTAAAACCTGGTCCAGACGGTCAATGATTGTACCTGAAATGGTTGGTTTAACGATTGCTGTTCATAACGGCAGGCTGCATGTGCCTGTTTATGTTACTGAAAACATGGTTGGGTACAAACTCGGGGAATTTGCCATTACCCGTACATTCCGCGGGCACTCTGGTGATAGAAAGGCTAAGGGCGCTGAAGAAGCGGCTAAAGCATCTGAATAG
- the rplD gene encoding 50S ribosomal protein L4, with the protein MEIKLSSSQKKIELADSVFACEFNESLIHQIVTAYMAAGRAGTKAQKTRAEVSGGGSKPFKQKGTGRARAGTIRSPIWRKGGIVFAAKPRSYKQKVNKKMYKGALRSIFSELIRQERLLIVDEFQVDAPKTKSLLKMLDKMKIEGSVLIIADSVEENLYLSARNLPEVEVRDAATAATDPVSLVKADKIIVTQAAIKEIEGLLK; encoded by the coding sequence ATGGAAATAAAATTATCAAGCTCGCAGAAAAAGATTGAACTGGCTGACTCCGTATTCGCTTGTGAGTTCAATGAATCACTTATTCATCAGATAGTGACAGCGTATATGGCAGCCGGCCGCGCTGGAACCAAGGCGCAAAAAACACGCGCAGAAGTCAGCGGTGGCGGCAGCAAGCCATTTAAACAAAAAGGTACAGGCAGAGCTCGTGCTGGTACAATTCGCAGCCCGATATGGCGTAAGGGCGGTATTGTCTTTGCAGCAAAGCCAAGATCATATAAACAAAAAGTTAACAAAAAAATGTATAAAGGCGCTTTGCGTTCCATATTCTCTGAATTGATCCGGCAAGAAAGATTGTTGATTGTGGATGAATTTCAAGTAGATGCGCCAAAAACAAAGTCCTTGCTGAAGATGCTGGATAAAATGAAGATTGAAGGCAGTGTGCTGATAATTGCTGATTCTGTGGAAGAGAATCTTTATCTTTCCGCGCGCAACCTGCCCGAGGTCGAGGTGAGAGACGCGGCGACAGCTGCTACAGATCCAGTATCACTGGTAAAAGCGGACAAGATCATAGTTACTCAGGCTGCAATTAAAGAGATCGAGGGGTTGCTGAAATGA
- the tuf gene encoding elongation factor Tu, with protein sequence MSKQVFERTKPHVNVGTIGHVDHGKTTLTAALTSILAKKYGGEARAYDQIDNAPEEKARGITIATSHVEYQSDKRHYAHVDCPGHADYVKNMITGAAQMDGAILVVSAADGPMPQTREHILLARQVGVPYIVVYLNKADMVDDKELLELVEMEVRDLLTQYQFPGDKTPVVIGSALKALEGDESEIGVPSIYKLVEVMDEYIPIPERPIDQPFLLPIEDVFSISGRGTVVTGRIERGIVKVGEELEIVGLKPTIKTTCTGVEMFRKLLDEGRAGDNVGVLLRGTKREEVERGQVLAKPGSITPHTKFEAEVYVLSKEEGGRHTPFFKGYRPQFYFRTTDVTGEVQLPEGVEMVMPGDNIKMVVTLIAPVAMEEGVRFAIREGGRTVGAGVVAKVIE encoded by the coding sequence ATGAGCAAGCAAGTATTTGAGCGTACGAAACCGCACGTTAACGTAGGAACGATAGGCCACGTTGACCATGGTAAGACGACATTGACAGCGGCATTAACGAGCATATTGGCGAAGAAGTATGGCGGTGAAGCGCGCGCCTACGATCAGATAGACAATGCGCCGGAAGAGAAGGCGCGAGGTATCACGATTGCGACATCGCACGTGGAATATCAGTCAGACAAGAGACATTACGCGCATGTGGACTGTCCTGGCCACGCGGATTATGTGAAGAACATGATTACGGGCGCGGCGCAGATGGACGGAGCGATCCTGGTGGTTTCGGCGGCGGACGGTCCTATGCCGCAGACACGTGAGCACATTTTGCTTGCGAGACAGGTAGGGGTGCCATACATAGTGGTGTACCTGAACAAGGCGGACATGGTGGATGATAAGGAATTGCTGGAATTGGTAGAGATGGAAGTGAGGGATTTGCTGACCCAATACCAGTTTCCTGGTGACAAGACGCCGGTAGTGATAGGCAGTGCGTTGAAGGCGCTGGAAGGTGACGAGAGTGAGATTGGTGTGCCATCGATCTACAAGCTGGTGGAAGTGATGGATGAGTACATACCGATACCGGAAAGGCCGATAGACCAGCCGTTTTTGCTGCCGATTGAAGACGTGTTTTCGATCTCGGGCCGAGGGACGGTGGTAACGGGCCGAATTGAGCGCGGGATAGTGAAAGTGGGAGAGGAATTGGAGATTGTGGGCCTGAAGCCGACGATCAAGACGACTTGCACCGGGGTAGAGATGTTTCGCAAGCTGCTGGATGAAGGCCGTGCAGGGGATAACGTGGGAGTATTGCTGCGTGGGACGAAGCGTGAAGAAGTTGAACGTGGACAAGTACTGGCAAAGCCGGGTAGTATAACGCCCCACACGAAATTTGAAGCGGAAGTGTATGTGTTGTCGAAAGAAGAAGGCGGACGTCATACACCGTTCTTCAAGGGATACCGACCCCAGTTTTATTTCAGGACGACGGACGTGACGGGAGAGGTGCAGTTGCCGGAAGGTGTGGAGATGGTGATGCCGGGAGATAACATCAAGATGGTGGTCACATTGATAGCGCCGGTGGCGATGGAAGAAGGTGTGCGATTTGCAATTCGCGAAGGTGGCCGTACGGTCGGTGCTGGTGTTGTCGCTAAAGTGATAGAGTAA
- the rpsC gene encoding 30S ribosomal protein S3 yields the protein MGQKVNPVGIRLGIVKDWASRWYSSAKEFSDTLCADLKVRDYLRKKLAQAGISRIQIDRPARNARVTVYTARPGVIIGKSGKEVEALRDEVSKIVNVPVHVSIEEVRKPELDARLVAESVAQQLERRIMFRRAMKRAVTTALRSGALGIKISVSGRLGGSEIARTEWYREGRVPLQTFRADIDYALAEAYTTYGVIGVKVWIFKGEIIGDKSTQTESTEKTAKQEK from the coding sequence ATGGGCCAAAAAGTTAATCCAGTCGGTATACGTTTAGGTATTGTGAAAGACTGGGCATCCAGGTGGTATTCATCGGCAAAGGAATTTTCAGACACATTATGTGCGGACCTGAAGGTCAGAGACTATCTGCGAAAGAAGCTGGCACAAGCTGGTATCAGCCGTATCCAGATTGACCGCCCCGCTCGCAATGCCAGAGTGACAGTTTATACTGCCAGGCCGGGCGTCATCATTGGAAAGAGTGGTAAAGAAGTTGAGGCGCTGCGTGATGAGGTGAGCAAGATAGTCAATGTGCCTGTTCATGTCAGCATAGAAGAAGTCCGCAAACCCGAACTGGATGCAAGACTGGTGGCTGAATCAGTGGCTCAGCAATTGGAGCGTCGTATCATGTTCAGACGAGCCATGAAGCGCGCTGTGACTACAGCGCTGCGCTCGGGCGCGCTCGGAATCAAGATTAGTGTCAGCGGGCGTCTAGGTGGTTCTGAAATTGCCCGTACAGAATGGTATCGCGAGGGCCGTGTGCCATTGCAGACCTTCCGCGCAGATATAGACTACGCACTTGCTGAAGCGTATACGACATACGGTGTAATTGGGGTTAAGGTGTGGATATTCAAGGGTGAAATCATTGGCGATAAGTCCACCCAGACAGAGAGCACCGAGAAAACCGCTAAGCAGGAGAAATAA
- the fusA gene encoding elongation factor G, translating into MARVTPIERYRNIGIMAHIDAGKTTTTERILFYTGVSHKLGEVHEGTATMDWMEQEQERGITITSAATTCYWYGMAKQFPQHRINIIDTPGHVDFTIEVERSLRVLDGACAVFCAVGGVEPQTETVWRQATRYGVPRLGFVNKMDRTGANFLRVVEQVRTKLSANPVPLQLPIGAEEKFEGVVDLVKMKAIYWDDKNQGVTFEERDIAPAMLDECKKYHEILVEAAAEGSEELMHKYLETGELTMEEVKKGLRARVLRNEIVLMLCGSAFKNKGVQAMLDAVIDYLPSPVDVPAVKGHLNDAAETPAERHPSDNEPFSALAFKIATDPYVGTLTYFRVYSGVLSSGDTVYNPIKDREERIGRLLQMHANDRTEIKEVRAGDIAAAVGLKKVTTGDTLTDQNKVIILEKMVFPDPVIAVAVEPKTKADQEKMGIALGKLAQEDPSFRVHTDEESGQTIIEGMGELHLEIIVDRMKREFGVEANVGKPQVAYRETIRGAVEQEGKYVRQSGGKGQYGHVWIKLEPLEAGKGYEFENAIVGGVIPREFIPAVDKGIQEQMQNGVIAGYPVVDVKVTLFDGSFHEVDSNEMAFKIAGSMAFKDAAKRARPVILEPVMKVEAVTPEDFMGDVMGDLNRRRGILQGIDDSPSGKLIHAEVPLSEMFGYATDLRSMTQGRATYSMEFAKYSEVPANIAEQIIDKSKK; encoded by the coding sequence CAACAACAACCGAGCGTATCCTTTTCTACACCGGCGTTTCTCACAAGCTGGGTGAAGTCCATGAAGGTACGGCGACCATGGACTGGATGGAGCAGGAACAGGAACGCGGCATTACTATTACCTCGGCTGCTACCACATGCTACTGGTATGGGATGGCAAAGCAGTTTCCCCAGCATCGCATTAACATTATTGACACTCCGGGGCATGTGGACTTCACGATTGAAGTTGAACGCTCTCTGCGCGTTCTGGACGGTGCTTGCGCCGTGTTCTGCGCAGTGGGCGGCGTAGAGCCTCAAACCGAAACCGTATGGCGTCAGGCGACACGTTACGGCGTCCCAAGACTGGGTTTTGTCAACAAAATGGACCGTACCGGCGCGAACTTTCTGCGCGTGGTGGAACAAGTCCGCACCAAGTTAAGTGCAAATCCGGTTCCATTGCAATTGCCAATCGGCGCTGAAGAAAAATTCGAGGGTGTGGTCGATCTCGTTAAAATGAAAGCCATCTACTGGGATGATAAAAACCAGGGTGTGACCTTTGAAGAGCGTGACATTGCGCCCGCCATGCTGGATGAGTGCAAGAAATATCATGAAATTCTGGTGGAAGCTGCTGCTGAAGGATCTGAGGAACTCATGCATAAATACCTCGAAACCGGCGAGCTTACCATGGAAGAAGTCAAGAAGGGGCTGCGTGCGCGCGTGCTGCGCAATGAAATCGTGTTGATGCTCTGCGGCTCCGCGTTCAAAAACAAGGGTGTACAAGCCATGCTGGATGCGGTCATCGATTATTTGCCGTCTCCTGTGGATGTCCCGGCTGTTAAAGGTCATCTCAATGACGCTGCTGAAACACCGGCCGAACGTCATCCTTCCGATAATGAGCCGTTCTCGGCGCTGGCTTTCAAGATTGCTACCGACCCTTATGTGGGCACGCTAACCTATTTCCGTGTTTATTCAGGCGTCTTGAGCTCGGGTGACACGGTGTACAATCCGATTAAAGACAGGGAAGAGCGTATTGGCCGTTTGTTGCAAATGCACGCCAACGATCGTACCGAAATCAAGGAAGTGCGCGCAGGGGATATCGCTGCTGCGGTTGGTCTTAAGAAAGTTACCACAGGCGATACTCTGACCGATCAAAACAAAGTGATCATTCTGGAAAAAATGGTCTTTCCTGATCCGGTTATTGCCGTTGCCGTCGAACCCAAGACAAAGGCTGACCAGGAAAAAATGGGTATTGCACTGGGCAAGCTTGCCCAGGAAGATCCATCCTTCCGTGTGCATACAGATGAAGAATCAGGTCAAACCATTATCGAAGGTATGGGTGAGCTGCATCTTGAAATCATTGTTGACCGCATGAAGCGTGAGTTTGGGGTGGAAGCGAATGTGGGCAAGCCCCAGGTAGCTTACCGCGAAACCATACGCGGTGCGGTGGAGCAGGAAGGTAAATATGTCCGTCAGTCTGGCGGTAAAGGACAATACGGCCATGTATGGATCAAGCTTGAACCATTGGAAGCGGGCAAGGGTTATGAGTTTGAAAATGCCATTGTCGGCGGTGTGATTCCTCGTGAATTTATTCCTGCGGTTGATAAGGGAATACAGGAACAGATGCAAAATGGTGTGATTGCGGGCTATCCTGTTGTCGATGTCAAAGTCACTTTATTTGATGGATCGTTCCATGAAGTTGACTCAAACGAAATGGCATTCAAGATTGCCGGATCCATGGCATTCAAGGATGCTGCCAAGCGTGCCAGACCAGTTATTCTGGAACCTGTTATGAAGGTTGAGGCTGTGACCCCTGAAGATTTCATGGGTGATGTCATGGGCGATCTCAACAGACGTCGCGGTATATTACAGGGCATTGATGATTCTCCATCAGGCAAACTGATTCACGCTGAAGTGCCGCTTTCAGAAATGTTTGGCTATGCGACCGACTTGCGCTCAATGACGCAGGGGCGTGCGACATACTCAATGGAATTCGCTAAATATAGTGAAGTACCAGCCAATATTGCTGAACAGATTATTGATAAAAGTAAAAAATAA